A portion of the Osmia lignaria lignaria isolate PbOS001 chromosome 15, iyOsmLign1, whole genome shotgun sequence genome contains these proteins:
- the LOC117608348 gene encoding histone lysine demethylase PHF8 isoform X7 produces the protein MELPVTYCLCGRSYDFEQFMIQCDVCKEWYHGGCVSVKEYMSIDLDKYHCPRCEAMCGPSLMKVRLNWHRHDYSEADADTKPVQTGTPVFIRELKSRHFPKADEIVKHVRGQQLTLQYLQTNGFETPIIIDGKDGLDMTVPPPNFSVYDVESYIGGDRDMDVIDVTRQSNIRMKLRDFVEYYNSPCRTRVLNVISLEFTNTGLSPMVEAPYIARKLDWVNSVWPRDWSEDSDIKRPEVQKYCLMGVKDSFTDFHVDFGGTSVWYHVLRGEKVFYLIRPTPANLQLYQHWMCSSTQSETFFGDQADACYKCVIKQGQTMMIPTGWIHAVLTPIDSLVFGGNFVHSLNIPMQIQIYELEKKMKTPAKFQYPGFETINWFAAKKLLKELKELNNEGKKCPTYLLQGVKALLSILKQWNTDKDYNMISRGQIPETINSQKLLKDFSKEIRHAERYLISLNPPKPERESKRKKKKPFNKDFVDYDVADRMANNPFKATLKETNKVEPTISESPSSGRPPLKLTLPKPIMYPYVKNQNSLSEEKNVPPGSKRSSKPGKQSPTVIRFKLGNNEVVRSTHDNVNVYNSLASDHPLGTSKELTWKQTSIYDFHDGSNESDYGRFTIDESPKRKKTPKSNAQKRLKRDYDGDVDVLTDAPKNGIEELLKASAYTLGNNAQRLDVTTSVIPQYNQPMPPPSGSGRASPSTREAIAGMLSFSEQCYSTTSNNTSKSTKTGKTQRDDDDDDQSIENIDKVHQDDDFIYPALDASDDEDYIFKPKAKSQIDEAWNPKARVGPLLPKTNRPAREGVKKTSVEKGLEAAAAKRAKQSNTTKRTYNKKKPKNSSVTSASSASTASSENTTKTSVGFGSILTSPNRLKDVKAKLAAPIPVERKPKKGMKTAKQRLGKILKLHKMMH, from the exons ATGGAGTTACCAGTTACGTACTGTTTATGTGGCCGTTCTTACGATTTCGAACAATTTATGATACAATGTGACGTCTGCAAAGAGTGGTATCATGGAGG aTGTGTATCTGTAAAGGAGTACATGTCCATAGATCTCGACAAATATCATTGTCCACGTTGTGAAGCCATGTGTGGACCATCGCTCA TGAAAGTAAGGTTAAATTGGCATAGACATGACTATTCTGAAGCGGATGCAGATACAAAACCAGTTCAAACTGGTACACCGGTATTCATAAGAGAATTAAAGTCCAGACATTTTCCGAAAGCGGATGAAATTGTTAAACATGTCAGAGGACAACAATTGACTCTTCAGTATTTACAAACAAATGGTTTTGAAACTCCTATTATAATCGATGGAAAAGATGGACTGGACATGACCGTACCGCCCCCAAATTTTAGCGTTTACGATGTAGAAAGTTACATAG GTGGAGATCGAGACATGGATGTAATCGATGTTACAAGACAAAGTAATATAAGAATGAAATTAAGAGACTTTGTTGAATATTACAATTCCCCTTGCAGGACAAGGGTTCTTAATGTGATTAGTCTTGAATTTACAAATACCGG TCTTTCACCAATGGTCGAAGCACCATACATCGCGCGTAAACTCGACTGGGTTAATTCTGTTTGGCCGCGCGATTGGTCCGAGGATAGTGACATAAAACGTCCTGAAGTTCAAAAATATTGCCTAATGGGGGTCAAAGACAGTTTCACAGATTTCCATGTCGATTTTGGTGGCACATCTGTGTGGTATCACGTACTACGGGGAGAAAAAGTGTTTTATTTAATCAGGCCGACACCTGCAAATTTGCAGTTGTACCAGCACTGGATGTGTAGTTCGACGCAGAGCGAAACTTTTTTTGGTGATCAAGCGGACGCATGTTACAAATGCGTTATAAAACAAGGTCAGACCATGATGATCCCAACAGGATGGATACACGCTGTATTAACACCGATCGATTCTTTGGTTTTCGGTGGAAATTTTGTACATAGTCTTAACATTCCAATGCAAATACA aatatacgaattagagaaaaaaatgaagacCCCTGCCAAATTTCAGTATCCTGGTTTTGAGACCATCAACTGGTTTGCAgcaaaaaaattgttgaaagaattgaaagaattaaataaCGAGGGGAAAAAGTGTCCGACGTATTTATTACAGGGTGTTAAAGCGTTACTCAGTATTCTCAAACAATGGAACACAGATAAAGAT TATAATATGATCAGCAGGGGTCAAATACCGGAAACTATAAATAGTCAGAAATTGTTAAAAGATTTTAGTAAAGAAATTCGACACGCTGAACGATACTTGATATCCTTAAATCCTCCGAAGCCGGAAAGAGAAAGTAAACGTAAGAAAAAGAAACCGTTCAATAAGGATTTCGTAGATTACGACGTTGCTGACAGAATGGCTAATAATCCTTTTAAAGCGACGTTAAAAGAGACGAACAAAGTGGAACCAACGATAAGTGAATCACCGTCGTCCGGCAGACCGCCGCTTAAATTAACTTTACCGAAACCTATCATGTATCCTTATGTTAAAAATCAGAATTCATTGTCGGAAGAGAAAAATGTCCCTCCTGGTAGCAAGCGATCGTCAAAACCGGGAAAACAGAGTCCAACTGTAATAAGATTTAAGCTTGGTAATAATGAAGTCGTGAGAAGTACACACGACAATGTAAATGTATACAATAGTTTAGCTTCGGATCATCCTCTTGGTACATCGAAAGAATTAACATGGAAGCAGACCTCTATTTACGATTTCCACGATGGTAGTAACGAAAGCGATTACGGTCGGTTCACGATCGATGAATCGCCTAAACGAAAGAAAACGCCGAAAAGTAATGCCCAGAAACGGTTAAAACGCGATTACGACGGGGACGTCGACGTTTTAACAGACGCGCCCAAAAATGGTATCGAGGAATTGTTGAAAGCCTCGGCTTATACCTTAGGAAACAATGCCCAGAGATTAGATGTAAC GACTTCAGTGATTCCACAATACAATCAACCAATGCCACCTCCCAGTGG TTCTGGCAGGGCATCTCCGTCAACGCGGGAAGCGATCGCTGGGATGTTATCGTTCAGCGAGCAATGCTATTCAACCACGTCGAATAATACTTCGAAATCGACAAAAACTGGTAAAACTCAAcgcgatgacgacgacgacgatcagtcgatagaaaatattgataaagtTCATCAGGACGATGATTTCA TTTACCCAGCTTTAGACGCTTCAGACGACGAGGATTATATTTTTAAGCCCAAAGCGAAAAGTCAGATAGACGAAGCATGGAATCCAAAGGCCAGGGTGGGACCTCTCTTGCCAAAAACGAATCGTCCGGCTCGAGAAGGCGTGAAGAAAACATCCGTTGAGAAAGGATTGGAAGCAGCGGCAGCAAAACGCGCGAAGCAATCG AATACAACTAAACGGACATACAATAAAAAGAAGCCGAAAAATTCATCCGTAACATCGGCAAGTAGTGCATCGACCGCGTCTTCAGAAAATACCACAAAAACGAGCGTTGGTTTCGGTTCGATACTAACCAGTCCTAATAGGCTTAAAGACGTTAAAGCAAAACTAGCAGCTCCAATTCCAGTTg AACGAAAACCAAAGAAAGGAATGAAAACGGCTAAGCAACGCTtaggaaaaattttaaaacttcaTAAAATGATGCATTAA
- the LOC117608348 gene encoding histone lysine demethylase PHF8 isoform X1, producing the protein MELPVTYCLCGRSYDFEQFMIQCDVCKEWYHGGCVSVKEYMSIDLDKYHCPRCEAMCGPSLMKVRLNWHRHDYSEADADTKPVQTGTPVFIRELKSRHFPKADEIVKHVRGQQLTLQYLQTNGFETPIIIDGKDGLDMTVPPPNFSVYDVESYIGGDRDMDVIDVTRQSNIRMKLRDFVEYYNSPCRTRVLNVISLEFTNTGLSPMVEAPYIARKLDWVNSVWPRDWSEDSDIKRPEVQKYCLMGVKDSFTDFHVDFGGTSVWYHVLRGEKVFYLIRPTPANLQLYQHWMCSSTQSETFFGDQADACYKCVIKQGQTMMIPTGWIHAVLTPIDSLVFGGNFVHSLNIPMQIQIYELEKKMKTPAKFQYPGFETINWFAAKKLLKELKELNNEGKKCPTYLLQGVKALLSILKQWNTDKDSLLLFQYNMISRGQIPETINSQKLLKDFSKEIRHAERYLISLNPPKPERESKRKKKKPFNKDFVDYDVADRMANNPFKATLKETNKVEPTISESPSSGRPPLKLTLPKPIMYPYVKNQNSLSEEKNVPPGSKRSSKPGKQSPTVIRFKLGNNEVVRSTHDNVNVYNSLASDHPLGTSKELTWKQTSIYDFHDGSNESDYGRFTIDESPKRKKTPKSNAQKRLKRDYDGDVDVLTDAPKNGIEELLKASAYTLGNNAQRLDVTTSVIPQYNQPMPPPSGSGRASPSTREAIAGMLSFSEQCYSTTSNNTSKSTKTGKTQRDDDDDDQSIENIDKVHQDDDFIYPALDASDDEDYIFKPKAKSQIDEAWNPKARVGPLLPKTNRPAREGVKKTSVEKGLEAAAAKRAKQSDDYLDNNMDKGSKKKLNTTKRTYNKKKPKNSSVTSASSASTASSENTTKTSVGFGSILTSPNRLKDVKAKLAAPIPVERKPKKGMKTAKQRLGKILKLHKMMH; encoded by the exons ATGGAGTTACCAGTTACGTACTGTTTATGTGGCCGTTCTTACGATTTCGAACAATTTATGATACAATGTGACGTCTGCAAAGAGTGGTATCATGGAGG aTGTGTATCTGTAAAGGAGTACATGTCCATAGATCTCGACAAATATCATTGTCCACGTTGTGAAGCCATGTGTGGACCATCGCTCA TGAAAGTAAGGTTAAATTGGCATAGACATGACTATTCTGAAGCGGATGCAGATACAAAACCAGTTCAAACTGGTACACCGGTATTCATAAGAGAATTAAAGTCCAGACATTTTCCGAAAGCGGATGAAATTGTTAAACATGTCAGAGGACAACAATTGACTCTTCAGTATTTACAAACAAATGGTTTTGAAACTCCTATTATAATCGATGGAAAAGATGGACTGGACATGACCGTACCGCCCCCAAATTTTAGCGTTTACGATGTAGAAAGTTACATAG GTGGAGATCGAGACATGGATGTAATCGATGTTACAAGACAAAGTAATATAAGAATGAAATTAAGAGACTTTGTTGAATATTACAATTCCCCTTGCAGGACAAGGGTTCTTAATGTGATTAGTCTTGAATTTACAAATACCGG TCTTTCACCAATGGTCGAAGCACCATACATCGCGCGTAAACTCGACTGGGTTAATTCTGTTTGGCCGCGCGATTGGTCCGAGGATAGTGACATAAAACGTCCTGAAGTTCAAAAATATTGCCTAATGGGGGTCAAAGACAGTTTCACAGATTTCCATGTCGATTTTGGTGGCACATCTGTGTGGTATCACGTACTACGGGGAGAAAAAGTGTTTTATTTAATCAGGCCGACACCTGCAAATTTGCAGTTGTACCAGCACTGGATGTGTAGTTCGACGCAGAGCGAAACTTTTTTTGGTGATCAAGCGGACGCATGTTACAAATGCGTTATAAAACAAGGTCAGACCATGATGATCCCAACAGGATGGATACACGCTGTATTAACACCGATCGATTCTTTGGTTTTCGGTGGAAATTTTGTACATAGTCTTAACATTCCAATGCAAATACA aatatacgaattagagaaaaaaatgaagacCCCTGCCAAATTTCAGTATCCTGGTTTTGAGACCATCAACTGGTTTGCAgcaaaaaaattgttgaaagaattgaaagaattaaataaCGAGGGGAAAAAGTGTCCGACGTATTTATTACAGGGTGTTAAAGCGTTACTCAGTATTCTCAAACAATGGAACACAGATAAAGAT AGTTTACTTCTATTTCAGTATAATATGATCAGCAGGGGTCAAATACCGGAAACTATAAATAGTCAGAAATTGTTAAAAGATTTTAGTAAAGAAATTCGACACGCTGAACGATACTTGATATCCTTAAATCCTCCGAAGCCGGAAAGAGAAAGTAAACGTAAGAAAAAGAAACCGTTCAATAAGGATTTCGTAGATTACGACGTTGCTGACAGAATGGCTAATAATCCTTTTAAAGCGACGTTAAAAGAGACGAACAAAGTGGAACCAACGATAAGTGAATCACCGTCGTCCGGCAGACCGCCGCTTAAATTAACTTTACCGAAACCTATCATGTATCCTTATGTTAAAAATCAGAATTCATTGTCGGAAGAGAAAAATGTCCCTCCTGGTAGCAAGCGATCGTCAAAACCGGGAAAACAGAGTCCAACTGTAATAAGATTTAAGCTTGGTAATAATGAAGTCGTGAGAAGTACACACGACAATGTAAATGTATACAATAGTTTAGCTTCGGATCATCCTCTTGGTACATCGAAAGAATTAACATGGAAGCAGACCTCTATTTACGATTTCCACGATGGTAGTAACGAAAGCGATTACGGTCGGTTCACGATCGATGAATCGCCTAAACGAAAGAAAACGCCGAAAAGTAATGCCCAGAAACGGTTAAAACGCGATTACGACGGGGACGTCGACGTTTTAACAGACGCGCCCAAAAATGGTATCGAGGAATTGTTGAAAGCCTCGGCTTATACCTTAGGAAACAATGCCCAGAGATTAGATGTAAC GACTTCAGTGATTCCACAATACAATCAACCAATGCCACCTCCCAGTGG TTCTGGCAGGGCATCTCCGTCAACGCGGGAAGCGATCGCTGGGATGTTATCGTTCAGCGAGCAATGCTATTCAACCACGTCGAATAATACTTCGAAATCGACAAAAACTGGTAAAACTCAAcgcgatgacgacgacgacgatcagtcgatagaaaatattgataaagtTCATCAGGACGATGATTTCA TTTACCCAGCTTTAGACGCTTCAGACGACGAGGATTATATTTTTAAGCCCAAAGCGAAAAGTCAGATAGACGAAGCATGGAATCCAAAGGCCAGGGTGGGACCTCTCTTGCCAAAAACGAATCGTCCGGCTCGAGAAGGCGTGAAGAAAACATCCGTTGAGAAAGGATTGGAAGCAGCGGCAGCAAAACGCGCGAAGCAATCG GACGATTATCTGGATAACAACATGGATAAGGGATCCAAAAAGAAATTG AATACAACTAAACGGACATACAATAAAAAGAAGCCGAAAAATTCATCCGTAACATCGGCAAGTAGTGCATCGACCGCGTCTTCAGAAAATACCACAAAAACGAGCGTTGGTTTCGGTTCGATACTAACCAGTCCTAATAGGCTTAAAGACGTTAAAGCAAAACTAGCAGCTCCAATTCCAGTTg AACGAAAACCAAAGAAAGGAATGAAAACGGCTAAGCAACGCTtaggaaaaattttaaaacttcaTAAAATGATGCATTAA
- the LOC117608348 gene encoding histone lysine demethylase PHF8 isoform X3: MELPVTYCLCGRSYDFEQFMIQCDVCKEWYHGGCVSVKEYMSIDLDKYHCPRCEAMCGPSLMKVRLNWHRHDYSEADADTKPVQTGTPVFIRELKSRHFPKADEIVKHVRGQQLTLQYLQTNGFETPIIIDGKDGLDMTVPPPNFSVYDVESYIGGDRDMDVIDVTRQSNIRMKLRDFVEYYNSPCRTRVLNVISLEFTNTGLSPMVEAPYIARKLDWVNSVWPRDWSEDSDIKRPEVQKYCLMGVKDSFTDFHVDFGGTSVWYHVLRGEKVFYLIRPTPANLQLYQHWMCSSTQSETFFGDQADACYKCVIKQGQTMMIPTGWIHAVLTPIDSLVFGGNFVHSLNIPMQIQIYELEKKMKTPAKFQYPGFETINWFAAKKLLKELKELNNEGKKCPTYLLQGVKALLSILKQWNTDKDYNMISRGQIPETINSQKLLKDFSKEIRHAERYLISLNPPKPERESKRKKKKPFNKDFVDYDVADRMANNPFKATLKETNKVEPTISESPSSGRPPLKLTLPKPIMYPYVKNQNSLSEEKNVPPGSKRSSKPGKQSPTVIRFKLGNNEVVRSTHDNVNVYNSLASDHPLGTSKELTWKQTSIYDFHDGSNESDYGRFTIDESPKRKKTPKSNAQKRLKRDYDGDVDVLTDAPKNGIEELLKASAYTLGNNAQRLDVTTSVIPQYNQPMPPPSGSGRASPSTREAIAGMLSFSEQCYSTTSNNTSKSTKTGKTQRDDDDDDQSIENIDKVHQDDDFIYPALDASDDEDYIFKPKAKSQIDEAWNPKARVGPLLPKTNRPAREGVKKTSVEKGLEAAAAKRAKQSDDYLDNNMDKGSKKKLNTTKRTYNKKKPKNSSVTSASSASTASSENTTKTSVGFGSILTSPNRLKDVKAKLAAPIPVERKPKKGMKTAKQRLGKILKLHKMMH; this comes from the exons ATGGAGTTACCAGTTACGTACTGTTTATGTGGCCGTTCTTACGATTTCGAACAATTTATGATACAATGTGACGTCTGCAAAGAGTGGTATCATGGAGG aTGTGTATCTGTAAAGGAGTACATGTCCATAGATCTCGACAAATATCATTGTCCACGTTGTGAAGCCATGTGTGGACCATCGCTCA TGAAAGTAAGGTTAAATTGGCATAGACATGACTATTCTGAAGCGGATGCAGATACAAAACCAGTTCAAACTGGTACACCGGTATTCATAAGAGAATTAAAGTCCAGACATTTTCCGAAAGCGGATGAAATTGTTAAACATGTCAGAGGACAACAATTGACTCTTCAGTATTTACAAACAAATGGTTTTGAAACTCCTATTATAATCGATGGAAAAGATGGACTGGACATGACCGTACCGCCCCCAAATTTTAGCGTTTACGATGTAGAAAGTTACATAG GTGGAGATCGAGACATGGATGTAATCGATGTTACAAGACAAAGTAATATAAGAATGAAATTAAGAGACTTTGTTGAATATTACAATTCCCCTTGCAGGACAAGGGTTCTTAATGTGATTAGTCTTGAATTTACAAATACCGG TCTTTCACCAATGGTCGAAGCACCATACATCGCGCGTAAACTCGACTGGGTTAATTCTGTTTGGCCGCGCGATTGGTCCGAGGATAGTGACATAAAACGTCCTGAAGTTCAAAAATATTGCCTAATGGGGGTCAAAGACAGTTTCACAGATTTCCATGTCGATTTTGGTGGCACATCTGTGTGGTATCACGTACTACGGGGAGAAAAAGTGTTTTATTTAATCAGGCCGACACCTGCAAATTTGCAGTTGTACCAGCACTGGATGTGTAGTTCGACGCAGAGCGAAACTTTTTTTGGTGATCAAGCGGACGCATGTTACAAATGCGTTATAAAACAAGGTCAGACCATGATGATCCCAACAGGATGGATACACGCTGTATTAACACCGATCGATTCTTTGGTTTTCGGTGGAAATTTTGTACATAGTCTTAACATTCCAATGCAAATACA aatatacgaattagagaaaaaaatgaagacCCCTGCCAAATTTCAGTATCCTGGTTTTGAGACCATCAACTGGTTTGCAgcaaaaaaattgttgaaagaattgaaagaattaaataaCGAGGGGAAAAAGTGTCCGACGTATTTATTACAGGGTGTTAAAGCGTTACTCAGTATTCTCAAACAATGGAACACAGATAAAGAT TATAATATGATCAGCAGGGGTCAAATACCGGAAACTATAAATAGTCAGAAATTGTTAAAAGATTTTAGTAAAGAAATTCGACACGCTGAACGATACTTGATATCCTTAAATCCTCCGAAGCCGGAAAGAGAAAGTAAACGTAAGAAAAAGAAACCGTTCAATAAGGATTTCGTAGATTACGACGTTGCTGACAGAATGGCTAATAATCCTTTTAAAGCGACGTTAAAAGAGACGAACAAAGTGGAACCAACGATAAGTGAATCACCGTCGTCCGGCAGACCGCCGCTTAAATTAACTTTACCGAAACCTATCATGTATCCTTATGTTAAAAATCAGAATTCATTGTCGGAAGAGAAAAATGTCCCTCCTGGTAGCAAGCGATCGTCAAAACCGGGAAAACAGAGTCCAACTGTAATAAGATTTAAGCTTGGTAATAATGAAGTCGTGAGAAGTACACACGACAATGTAAATGTATACAATAGTTTAGCTTCGGATCATCCTCTTGGTACATCGAAAGAATTAACATGGAAGCAGACCTCTATTTACGATTTCCACGATGGTAGTAACGAAAGCGATTACGGTCGGTTCACGATCGATGAATCGCCTAAACGAAAGAAAACGCCGAAAAGTAATGCCCAGAAACGGTTAAAACGCGATTACGACGGGGACGTCGACGTTTTAACAGACGCGCCCAAAAATGGTATCGAGGAATTGTTGAAAGCCTCGGCTTATACCTTAGGAAACAATGCCCAGAGATTAGATGTAAC GACTTCAGTGATTCCACAATACAATCAACCAATGCCACCTCCCAGTGG TTCTGGCAGGGCATCTCCGTCAACGCGGGAAGCGATCGCTGGGATGTTATCGTTCAGCGAGCAATGCTATTCAACCACGTCGAATAATACTTCGAAATCGACAAAAACTGGTAAAACTCAAcgcgatgacgacgacgacgatcagtcgatagaaaatattgataaagtTCATCAGGACGATGATTTCA TTTACCCAGCTTTAGACGCTTCAGACGACGAGGATTATATTTTTAAGCCCAAAGCGAAAAGTCAGATAGACGAAGCATGGAATCCAAAGGCCAGGGTGGGACCTCTCTTGCCAAAAACGAATCGTCCGGCTCGAGAAGGCGTGAAGAAAACATCCGTTGAGAAAGGATTGGAAGCAGCGGCAGCAAAACGCGCGAAGCAATCG GACGATTATCTGGATAACAACATGGATAAGGGATCCAAAAAGAAATTG AATACAACTAAACGGACATACAATAAAAAGAAGCCGAAAAATTCATCCGTAACATCGGCAAGTAGTGCATCGACCGCGTCTTCAGAAAATACCACAAAAACGAGCGTTGGTTTCGGTTCGATACTAACCAGTCCTAATAGGCTTAAAGACGTTAAAGCAAAACTAGCAGCTCCAATTCCAGTTg AACGAAAACCAAAGAAAGGAATGAAAACGGCTAAGCAACGCTtaggaaaaattttaaaacttcaTAAAATGATGCATTAA